The Stackebrandtia nassauensis DSM 44728 genome includes the window ACGCCTACCTCACCGACGAGCAGAAGATCGCCGGATGCCGGGCCGCCGAACGGGCCGGAACCCGCTTCGTCAAGACCTCCACCGGTTTCGCCGACGGCGGCGCGACCATGGCCGACCTGCGACTCATGCGCGCGACCGTGTCCGACACCGTCGAGGTGAAAGCCGCCGGCGGAGTGCGCAGCCTGGACACCCTGCTCGCCATGGCCGACCTCGGCGTCACCCGGTTCGGCGCCACCGTCACCGACCGCATCCTCGACGACCTCGACCACCGGCTGCGCGACCGCGACGGCTGGACCGCGGCCTAGCGGACGAGTACGGTGACCATATGCACTGAATATCTGGTTTGAAGGAGAAAGTCATGATTTCTCGAATTCAGCCGATTTCGCTACTCCTGATGCGCGTGGTCACCGGTGGCGTGTTCGTTATGCACGGCTGGCAGAAGCTGTCCGACCAGGGATTGCCCGCCACCGTCGAAGGCATGAAAGGCATGGGCGTACCGATGCCGCAACTGGCGGCGTACTTCTCGACCTTCGTCGAAGTGGTCGGCGGTGCCGCCCTCGTCCTCGGCGCACTGCTGCCACTGGCGGGCCTGCTGCTGACTGCGGACATGGTGGGCGCCTTGATCTTCGTACACCTCGGCGAGGGGTTCTTCCTGCCCGCCGGTTACGAATACGTCCTGGTGCTGGCGGCGGTGTCGCTGGGCATCGGTTTCTCCGGCGGCGGAGCGCTCGCCGTCGACAACCTCATACCCGGCCTGCGCACCCGCAAGCCCAAGCCCACGCCGAGCGACACAGCGGCCACGCCCGCGTGACCGTCAACCGGCGACGCCAGGATCCGGCCCAGTTCGGCGGCGTAGGCGTCGACACTCATCCGCGCGGCCTTGGGGGCGGCGATCGCGACCGCCCGGGCCGCGACGAGCGGACCGGCCACCGGCAGCAGCACTCTCGCGGCCACTCCGGCCGCCCGCCGGGCCTTGCGGGCGTATTCCTCCACCGGTCCGTCGGGCAAGGCCGTCAGCCGTGATTCGGTCGGGGGCAACGGTTCGGCCTTCGCCAGCATCCGGCGGCTCGCCAGTTCGATGGCCCGGTTCCGCCACACCCGTCGGCGGGCCAGCGCCGCCGGAAGTTCGACGGCACGCAACGACGCGTCGGCCAACGCGGACACCGGAGTCTGGGCCGCCGCACCCAACACGGCCCCGGCCAGCGACAGGACCAGCTCGGTCCGCTGGTGCCCGAGCCGATCCTCGATTCCCTGCCGCAGCTTGGGAAACAGGTCGAACACCGCCAGCGCCGACATCGCCTCGGCGGGTGCCGAGAACACCGGGGCCAGTCGGCTGCCGAAGGCCCCGACCACGGCGCCCATCACGTCCCCGCCCAACTCGAGCAACTCGTCGAGCAGCGGCTCGGGATCGCCGGGGTGCATCGCCCCGTCCCGGCTCACCCCCGACATGTCGTGGGCGTCCTCCACCCGCGCCACCACCCGCCGCAACCGCGCGACGTCCACCCGTTCCGCGTCGAAGTCCACCACCACGTCCCCGAGCACCCCGTTGGCGGCGGCCCAGCGCACACCCTCGACCGCGCCCAGTTCCCGTTCCAGGGCCGCGACATAGACGTGCGGGGTGTCCACCGCGTGGACACCCCGGGCTTCGATATGGGCCCGCCCGGCGCGCTCCCAAACCCGGCGGCCGGAGATCTTCTCGCGTACCGCGTGCCCGACATCGCGAGCCAGCGCGGTCACGAACCGCGCGCCGTCGGCCAGGACATGACTCCGAACGCCGCCAGTCCCGCTAGTCCGGCGTAGTACGCCAGGTGACGTTTGTCCGGCAATTGTTCGATGACGGTATGGGAAACCTTGGTCAGCTGCGATTCCTCGGCGTCGGACTGCGTCGGTTGAACGTCATCGGGTTTGGCTTCCGTGGTCGCGCCACGAGTTTCGGTCCGCTGCCCGGTGGACTCCGACGGCATGTCTGTTGTGGAGGTATTCGCCATGGCTCTCACCTCACTTGGCATTACCTGTCTCTCACGCGTATGAGACCACGCGCCGTCAGCTCGCCGGAAATGCCGAATTGCTTTTTACATATCCGACAATTCACGCCCATACTTCGCATGGAACGGCGGCTCACGAATCGCTGAATGTGTGAGGAACCGGTTACCGCAACGACATTGGCGCGGTCTCGTCCAGGGCGATGGCGTTGGCGGCCTCGCGGATCGGTTTCATGACGCCCTCCAGGACGGCGTTCTTGCCGGGCATGTACGGCAGCATCCGCATCATCACGCGCTGCGCCATCGCCGCGAAACGGGTGTTGGGCACGAGTTTGGCGGCCACGTCCCGGCCCAGTTTCTGGTTGATGTCGACGAAGTGGCGCATCCGCCGCTCGTACACGGCGAACCCGGCGCGGTGGTCGGGTTCGGCGGCCAGGGCGTGAGCCAGGACGTGGGCTCCCACCAAGGCCATGCCGGTGCCCTGTCCCGAGGCCGGGGACGGGCAGTAGGCGGCGTCGCCGAGCAGGACGGTGCGGCCGCTCGTCCAGGTGTCCATATGGATCTGTGCCAGGTGGTCGAAGTAGAGCTCGGGGGCCTCGGGCAGCGCGGCGAGCAGGTGCGGCAGTTCCCAGCCGTGTCCGCCGAAGGCCTCGCGCAGGACGCGTTCCTGGGCGGCGCGATCGTGACGGTCGGGCACCTCGGCCGGGGTGGGGAAGAACAGCTGCGCGTAGGCGGGCTGGTCGGGGCCGAAGGCGTAGAGGTTGGTGGTGTGGCCGGTGGCGGAGCAGGCCATGTCCCAGTGGTCGAGGCCGAGTCGGTTGGGGGCGTTGAAGACGGCGACGCTCATGCCGATGGGACGCGAGTAGCGGTCTTCGGGGCCGAAGGCGACGGCGCGGGTTCCGGAGTGGAGGCCGTCGGCGCCCACGACGATGTCGAAACGCTGCGACGCGGCGTGGCGAAAGTGGACTATCGCGGCGTCCGGGGTGTCCTCGATGGCGGTGATGACGTCGCCGTAGCGGTATTCGACGGTGCGCTCGGTGGCTTCGCGCAGCAGGTCGCTGAGGTCACCGCGCATGATCTCCAGGTCGCCGGGATCGCGGAAGCCGATGAGGTCGGGGCCGAGGGTGGCCAGGGTCTTGCCCTTGGTCGTGACCCACTGGCCGCCGCGGATGGCGGTGTCGCGAGCGCGGACGGCCTCGCCGATGCCCATGCGGTCGACGGCCTCGACGGCGACACCACGCAGGTCGACCTTGTAGCCGCCGGGACGCGGGGCGGGGGCGGCCTCGACCACGGTGACGTCGAAGCCGAAGTGGTTGAGCCAGTAGGCGAGGGCGGGCCCGGCGATGGAGGCGCCGGAGATGAGGGCGGTGCGGTTGGTCATGAGTTCTGCTCCTTGGAGGTGATTGCGTAAACCTTACACTAGACTGCGTAAGCCTTAAACACAACTGTGTATGAGTTACGCTCACGGGGCTATCGTCCGAAAGGAGCCGAGATGACCGACAACGCCGCATCAGCGGTACCGAACAGCCTCCAAGCGGCCTGGGGCGTCCGGGAACGACCGGGCTTCGGACCCCGTCCCGGCCTCAGCCTCGACCGGATCGTGGCCGCGGCGCTCGAACTGGCGGAGTCGGACGGGCTCGCCGCGGTGTCGATGGTCAAGGTGGCCAAAGCCCTCGACGTGTCCACCATGGCCTTGTACCGCTACGTCGCGGCCAAGGACGAACTGCTGGAACTGATGGTCGACGCGGGTTTCGGCGAACCACCACCCGGACCCGAGGGCGCCGATTGGCGCGAGGGCCTGGCGGCGTGGGTCTGGGACTGCCTGACGGCCTGGCGGCGGCACCCGTGGATGCTTCACGTCCCCGTATCGGGACCCCCGTTGACCCCGCACCAGATCGCCTGGCTGGAACGGGGTCTCACCTGCCTGGCCGACACGGGTCTGTCCGAACGGGAGCGACTGTCGGTGGTCATGATGGCCTCGGGGCTCGTCCGGGGCTGGGCCAACGTGACCGTCGGCGCGGACGAGGGACGCGACCCCGCCTACTACGCGACGACCCTGTCCCGGCTGATCGACCCACTACGGTTTCCGGCCGTGACGGCGGCGATGGCGGCCGGAGCGATCGACGACGACACGGACGACCCCGACGAGGAGTTCCGCTTCCAACTGGAGCGCCTGCTCGACGGGGTGCAGGCGCTCATCACCCGCGACTGAGCCCCGCTAGAACGGCACTCGGCTACTCGGTCTTGGTCTCCCCGGTGCCGTGCGGATTGTTGTAGCCGCCGTCGCCGCCGTGATCCTCGGCTTCGCGCTCGTACTTGTTCGTGTCATCGGTAAAGGGGAGCTTCGTCCAGAGTTCCTCCCCGCCGTACTTGGCGGCGAACGAGTACCCGTACTTTCGCCACTGCTCGTCGCGATGGTACTTCTCATGATCGATGAGGCCGTGGCTGTTGCCCGCTCGGTCTCGCTCGAACGCGTCGAAGGTCTCGTAGTCGCTGATGAATGTGTCGCCGATGGTGGTTCCGGCACGGAGGTACATGTACCAGGGCGCACCCACGCAGACCATCAAGCCGTCGACCAGCTTGCACACTCCGCCACCGGCTTCGACGTGCTTTCTGACCTGGTCACCAAGCCAGGCGGACTGCGCTTCGGGACTGCCGCCCGTCCTGGACGCGATACTGCCGATGAAGGCCAGCCAGTCGCCCTTGCTGTTGTTGGAGTCGAGGTCGAGCTTGCCTTCCTGTGCCGCATTGACGTTGAAGTTGGGATCATCCGGACTTTCATCCATGTTGGACGCTCCCAGCAGTGCCTCGGCCACGGCATTGTCCAGGTTCCGGGCCTTGGCCAAACCAAGCTGCACCTTCATCTGCAGATCGGTCCTGAGCTTCGCGAGCTGGTCCTCGGCGTCCTTCGCGGCCTCACCCGACAACGTCGAGTGCCCGCTGGGCGGCAGGATCCTGATCTCGCCATCGTCCCCTGTGAAGCTGAGCCTCGAGTTGTCGTCGACCTGCTTGGCGTACTGTTCGACCTCGTCCTGGTGCTGCTTGAACAATCCGGCGGCCTCCTCCAGCACCTGCTTGACGGTGCTGGCCTCGGTGACCGCCGCGTCCAGTTGCGACTCAAGCTTTTTCGCCTTGTCCCCAGCGGCGGTTCCGGTGTCTCCCTCCCAGGTTCCATTCCGGATGGGATCGCCGACCTTATTGGTCGCGTCGTCACCCGCTGCCTGAAAGGTGTCGACCGCTTCCTTCCACACCGTGGCAGTGTTCCGGAACGTTTCGAAGTTCGCTCGCCTCAGCTCGTACAGTTTCATCGTGTGACTCCTAATAGTCCCCGACGGTGCCCGCGGGCGGTGTCGCCGGGAACGCGAAGGGCACCGCGTGCTCGATACCGTCGGCACCTTCCTCGTCGACCTTCTGCAACGCCAGTTTCGCGTCGTTCACGGCCACGGCGAAGTAGCTCCAACGTTTGGCGCACCAGTCGGCCTTCTCGCCGTAGCGCTTCTGCGCCGCTTTCAAGGCATTGAGAGTGTTGAATCCCGGCTTCAGACCCGTGTTGCTCGCGTCGGGAGGCTCCTTGGTCATGGCGTTGCCGACTCTCCCGCTGGCAGCGGCGATCTCGACGGCCTCGTCATGGATCGCGCCGACTTCGGCGACCGACAGTTGAACGGTCATCGATACTCCTGTGGATAGTGCTCGTCGAACAGCTCGGCGGTACGGACGGCGTGGGCGTCCAACAGGGCCGACACCGCCGCGGTGATCTCCTCGGACAGGTCTCGCGCGGCGGAAAGCGGCACATTGCGGCGCAGGTGAACCGTCGGCTCATCGTCCTTCCACACCGCCATGGCCACACCCCGGGGACCGGTGACCTCAAGGTCGATCCGTTCCAGGGCAGCGAAATACGGCTCAAGCTCCCGCGCGAACAGTGACGGCGCATCGGTGTCCGACTCGCCGCCATTGACCAGTTTCCGGCTCGCCTTGCGGTACCCGATGATCAGTCCACGCACCACTCTGGTCACGGCCCGCGCCAGCTCGTCGGCGCTACGTCCCCGGAAGTCGCCGACGACGAGTCTCACGTCGTGCTGCGTCAGGGTTCCACGCACAACCCTGTCCCCGGAGGAAACGTTTATCGTCACATCGCGCAACGTCTCATCGAGATCCGTCATCTCGCACCTCCTCGACAACCGATTGAACACGGTCAATGACGGGAGGGGTCCCGATGTCGTCGCACTAGCCTCAACGCGGCTCCAAGAAGAGGGTACGGTCGCGGGGAGACAGTGCGAAGGAGATGTTGATGT containing:
- a CDS encoding FAD-dependent monooxygenase, encoding MTNRTALISGASIAGPALAYWLNHFGFDVTVVEAAPAPRPGGYKVDLRGVAVEAVDRMGIGEAVRARDTAIRGGQWVTTKGKTLATLGPDLIGFRDPGDLEIMRGDLSDLLREATERTVEYRYGDVITAIEDTPDAAIVHFRHAASQRFDIVVGADGLHSGTRAVAFGPEDRYSRPIGMSVAVFNAPNRLGLDHWDMACSATGHTTNLYAFGPDQPAYAQLFFPTPAEVPDRHDRAAQERVLREAFGGHGWELPHLLAALPEAPELYFDHLAQIHMDTWTSGRTVLLGDAAYCPSPASGQGTGMALVGAHVLAHALAAEPDHRAGFAVYERRMRHFVDINQKLGRDVAAKLVPNTRFAAMAQRVMMRMLPYMPGKNAVLEGVMKPIREAANAIALDETAPMSLR
- a CDS encoding DoxX family protein, with product MISRIQPISLLLMRVVTGGVFVMHGWQKLSDQGLPATVEGMKGMGVPMPQLAAYFSTFVEVVGGAALVLGALLPLAGLLLTADMVGALIFVHLGEGFFLPAGYEYVLVLAAVSLGIGFSGGGALAVDNLIPGLRTRKPKPTPSDTAATPA
- a CDS encoding WXG100 family type VII secretion target, whose protein sequence is MKLYELRRANFETFRNTATVWKEAVDTFQAAGDDATNKVGDPIRNGTWEGDTGTAAGDKAKKLESQLDAAVTEASTVKQVLEEAAGLFKQHQDEVEQYAKQVDDNSRLSFTGDDGEIRILPPSGHSTLSGEAAKDAEDQLAKLRTDLQMKVQLGLAKARNLDNAVAEALLGASNMDESPDDPNFNVNAAQEGKLDLDSNNSKGDWLAFIGSIASRTGGSPEAQSAWLGDQVRKHVEAGGGVCKLVDGLMVCVGAPWYMYLRAGTTIGDTFISDYETFDAFERDRAGNSHGLIDHEKYHRDEQWRKYGYSFAAKYGGEELWTKLPFTDDTNKYEREAEDHGGDGGYNNPHGTGETKTE
- a CDS encoding TetR/AcrR family transcriptional regulator, with protein sequence MTDNAASAVPNSLQAAWGVRERPGFGPRPGLSLDRIVAAALELAESDGLAAVSMVKVAKALDVSTMALYRYVAAKDELLELMVDAGFGEPPPGPEGADWREGLAAWVWDCLTAWRRHPWMLHVPVSGPPLTPHQIAWLERGLTCLADTGLSERERLSVVMMASGLVRGWANVTVGADEGRDPAYYATTLSRLIDPLRFPAVTAAMAAGAIDDDTDDPDEEFRFQLERLLDGVQALITRD